The Corallococcus caeni genome includes a region encoding these proteins:
- a CDS encoding Smr/MutS family protein has translation MSQRPPKKKEAEFQNNPFKSAIKTLQDQEKQEKQAAAAAEVAKKKAAVQKPAKAPKARPEDDDVGLFFSAMDGVQQITNRGEAPKVNPRLPELIDDNAEALAQLSDLVAVDGPLSFTGSDESFEGASPGTDPNLLRSLRRGDFSVQDRLDLHGKTQKEAQAAVERFLSDSRRAKRRCVLIVHGRGLNSKDQIPVLKDAVRDLLSQKRLERMVLAFATARPQDGGAGAVYVLLRR, from the coding sequence ATGAGCCAGCGTCCCCCGAAGAAGAAGGAAGCGGAGTTCCAGAACAACCCGTTCAAGTCCGCCATCAAGACGCTCCAGGACCAGGAGAAGCAGGAGAAGCAGGCCGCCGCCGCCGCGGAGGTCGCCAAGAAGAAGGCCGCCGTGCAGAAGCCGGCGAAGGCCCCCAAGGCCCGCCCGGAAGACGACGACGTGGGCCTCTTCTTCTCCGCCATGGACGGCGTGCAGCAGATCACCAATCGCGGTGAAGCCCCGAAGGTGAACCCGCGCCTGCCGGAGCTCATCGACGACAACGCGGAGGCGCTGGCGCAGCTGTCGGACCTGGTCGCGGTGGACGGGCCGCTGTCCTTCACCGGCTCGGACGAGTCCTTCGAGGGCGCCTCCCCCGGCACCGACCCCAACCTGCTGCGTTCGCTGCGCCGGGGCGACTTCTCCGTGCAGGACCGGCTGGACCTTCACGGCAAGACGCAGAAGGAGGCCCAGGCCGCCGTGGAGCGCTTCCTGTCCGACAGCCGCCGGGCCAAGCGCCGCTGCGTGCTCATCGTCCACGGACGCGGTTTGAATTCCAAGGACCAGATCCCGGTGCTCAAGGACGCGGTGCGCGACCTGCTGTCGCAGAAGCGGCTGGAGCGGATGGTCCTGGCGTTCGCCACCGCACGCCCGCAGGACGGCGGGGCCGGCGCGGTCTACGTGCTCCTGCGCCGATAG
- the add gene encoding adenosine deaminase yields MVRDLIDLHIHVGGAVAPHILWSIAHQQGFKLPVKNYFDFVELITSRPGKVGSLDDYLKILHTWTEKIQSSPSAIERSVYEVIGKEYRGSRVTQIELRFNPMKRNLSSELDLDHIIHAALRGMDRAVLEYGVKVGFIFCLAREFDHKLNSIIVEKAIKYRSRGVYGIDLAGTERDAMEHKPSLAQYEDLYARARKGGLKCTVHTGETAGTGAEGLMAAVEKLKPHRIGHGIRAAYDESAMKVLRENNITLELCPTSNIHTKAVADLKELEHIMRTFWDRKVKFTINTDGPYLLETDMRREIEIVESNGLLSTEQVDQALAWAREASFIPA; encoded by the coding sequence ATGGTTCGCGACCTCATTGACCTCCATATCCACGTGGGTGGCGCGGTGGCCCCGCACATCCTGTGGTCCATTGCCCACCAGCAGGGCTTCAAGCTCCCCGTCAAGAACTACTTCGACTTCGTCGAGCTCATCACCTCCCGTCCGGGCAAGGTGGGCAGCCTCGACGACTACCTGAAGATCCTCCACACCTGGACGGAGAAGATCCAATCCTCTCCCAGCGCCATCGAGCGCTCGGTCTACGAGGTGATTGGCAAGGAGTACCGGGGCAGCCGCGTCACGCAGATTGAGCTGCGCTTCAACCCCATGAAGCGCAACCTCTCCAGCGAGCTGGACCTGGACCACATCATCCACGCGGCGCTGCGGGGCATGGACCGCGCGGTGCTGGAGTACGGCGTGAAGGTGGGCTTCATCTTCTGCCTGGCCCGCGAGTTCGACCACAAGCTCAACAGCATCATCGTGGAGAAGGCCATCAAGTACCGCTCGCGCGGCGTGTACGGCATCGACCTGGCCGGCACGGAGCGCGACGCGATGGAGCACAAGCCCTCGCTGGCGCAGTACGAGGACCTCTACGCCCGCGCGCGCAAGGGCGGCCTCAAGTGCACCGTGCACACCGGCGAGACGGCCGGCACGGGCGCGGAGGGCCTGATGGCGGCGGTGGAGAAGCTCAAGCCCCACCGCATCGGCCACGGCATCCGCGCCGCGTACGACGAGTCCGCGATGAAGGTCCTGCGTGAGAACAACATCACGCTGGAGCTGTGCCCCACGTCCAACATCCACACCAAGGCGGTGGCGGACCTGAAGGAGCTGGAGCACATCATGCGGACGTTCTGGGACCGCAAGGTGAAGTTCACCATCAACACGGACGGCCCCTACCTGCTGGAGACGGACATGCGGCGGGAGATTGAAATCGTCGAGTCCAACGGCCTGCTCTCCACCGAGCAGGTGGACCAGGCACTCGCGTGGGCGCGCGAGGCGTCCTTCATCCCCGCCTGA
- a CDS encoding DUF1588 domain-containing protein: MNRVLLLAGLLSLVACKGNIGPSPNNGDPNNPGDPGGSGGNLSAACVVQSVLSNRCAGCHGALPTQGATMPLRTLHDMRVSSAMDGKLSNAQRALIRMRDDASPMPPAPHERASAAERTALETWIKEGMPLCNGTDGPPVTVVPEPNLLDQSALFTCTEGVRSDAPTRIRRMNRREFTRNVGGSVERSWTGFSFYDNPLDPSAIEQYSSWASDETLDEATVELFLPVVGAAAAPWTMNYPDGNRMERVFTDSRFRCMFDDANPSDACKRFHLGQMLEFGVFFRPPTEDELTRLTAFATAVIAQEASYSPQNRADSITRISNAAWMMTGAMFRRELGGKPADGRVELTSLELGSQLAYALAGRAPSATPSFVWPYYSAPLEGHLADVALAAKDGSLTQDATATDLIKKHLGGVDANQNGTPRFDLVQDYNEEQRSKRGQYWLGDGVAGFFREWLGYGHVSAVFKESPAATSRFELEGLGYISSVSYDNLLTNFHPLEPTFIQQFDDLIARVVVEDRDVLANLLTTRTFYVPSMQNAAYDSHKGLSHPYNVSEILPATVAGRWKTLPATERAGVLTHPVWLAAHGGNFEDDPSIVHRGKWVRENLLCGFVPPLSSVQVAAKVGAHAADKNARRRLQEATAGAQCQGCHRLMEPLGLPFEIYNHAGFLRAQDHSTSGGWTTPDGSSTLTSMPDPALDGPVRDAVELSERLATSPYVKRCFVRQAFRYFMGRPENPSDACTLTRMEQAYDQNNGSFSKMLTTLMTSDTWKTRRVPQAGE, from the coding sequence ATGAACCGCGTCCTCCTATTGGCCGGACTGTTGAGCCTCGTTGCGTGCAAGGGCAACATCGGGCCAAGCCCCAACAACGGAGACCCCAACAACCCCGGGGATCCCGGTGGGTCCGGGGGCAACCTGAGCGCCGCGTGCGTGGTGCAGTCGGTGCTCTCCAATCGCTGCGCCGGCTGTCACGGCGCGCTGCCGACACAGGGGGCGACGATGCCGCTGCGCACCCTGCACGACATGCGGGTGAGCTCGGCGATGGATGGGAAGCTCAGCAACGCGCAGCGCGCGCTCATCCGCATGCGCGACGACGCGTCCCCGATGCCGCCGGCCCCGCATGAGCGGGCGAGCGCGGCCGAGCGCACCGCGCTCGAGACCTGGATCAAGGAGGGGATGCCCCTCTGCAATGGCACGGACGGCCCGCCCGTGACCGTGGTGCCCGAGCCCAACCTGCTCGATCAGTCCGCGCTCTTCACCTGCACCGAAGGCGTGCGCTCGGATGCGCCGACGCGCATCCGCCGCATGAACCGGCGCGAGTTCACCCGCAACGTCGGTGGCTCGGTCGAGCGCAGCTGGACCGGGTTCAGCTTCTACGACAACCCGCTCGATCCCAGCGCCATCGAACAGTACAGCTCCTGGGCCTCGGACGAGACGCTGGACGAGGCCACGGTGGAGCTCTTCCTGCCGGTGGTCGGCGCGGCCGCCGCGCCGTGGACGATGAACTACCCGGACGGCAACCGGATGGAGCGTGTCTTCACCGACAGCCGCTTCAGGTGCATGTTCGACGACGCGAACCCGAGCGACGCCTGCAAGCGCTTCCACCTTGGCCAGATGCTCGAGTTCGGCGTCTTCTTCCGCCCGCCCACCGAGGATGAGCTGACCCGCCTCACCGCCTTCGCGACCGCGGTCATCGCGCAGGAAGCGAGCTACTCCCCACAGAACCGCGCGGACTCCATCACGCGGATCTCCAACGCCGCGTGGATGATGACCGGCGCCATGTTCCGCCGCGAGCTGGGCGGCAAGCCGGCCGACGGTCGCGTGGAGCTGACCAGCCTCGAGCTGGGCTCGCAGCTGGCCTACGCGCTGGCAGGGCGCGCGCCCTCGGCCACGCCGAGCTTCGTGTGGCCGTACTACTCCGCGCCCCTCGAGGGGCATCTGGCGGACGTGGCCCTTGCCGCGAAGGATGGCTCGCTCACGCAGGATGCGACGGCCACCGACCTGATCAAGAAGCACCTGGGCGGTGTCGACGCCAACCAGAACGGGACACCGCGCTTCGACCTGGTCCAGGACTACAACGAGGAGCAGCGCTCCAAGCGCGGGCAGTACTGGCTGGGTGACGGCGTGGCGGGCTTCTTCCGCGAGTGGCTCGGCTACGGGCACGTGTCCGCGGTGTTCAAGGAGTCCCCGGCGGCGACCTCGCGCTTCGAACTCGAGGGCCTCGGCTACATCAGCTCGGTCTCGTACGACAACCTGCTCACCAACTTCCATCCGCTGGAGCCGACCTTCATCCAGCAGTTCGACGATCTGATCGCGCGGGTGGTGGTCGAGGATCGGGACGTGCTGGCGAACCTGCTCACCACGCGCACCTTCTACGTACCCTCCATGCAGAACGCCGCGTACGACTCGCACAAGGGCCTCTCGCACCCCTACAACGTCAGTGAGATCCTCCCGGCGACCGTCGCGGGCCGCTGGAAGACGCTGCCTGCCACGGAGCGCGCGGGCGTGCTGACCCACCCCGTGTGGCTGGCCGCGCACGGCGGCAACTTCGAGGACGATCCGTCCATCGTCCACCGCGGCAAGTGGGTGCGCGAGAACCTCCTGTGCGGCTTCGTCCCGCCGCTCAGCAGCGTGCAGGTGGCGGCCAAGGTCGGCGCTCACGCCGCCGACAAGAACGCGCGCCGCCGCCTGCAGGAGGCGACCGCCGGAGCGCAGTGCCAGGGCTGTCACCGTTTGATGGAGCCGCTCGGCCTGCCCTTCGAGATCTACAACCACGCGGGCTTCCTGCGCGCGCAGGATCACTCGACCAGCGGAGGCTGGACCACGCCGGACGGAAGCTCGACGCTCACGTCGATGCCGGACCCCGCGCTGGACGGCCCGGTGCGCGACGCGGTGGAGTTGAGCGAGCGCCTGGCGACCTCGCCGTACGTGAAGCGCTGCTTCGTGCGGCAGGCCTTCCGCTACTTCATGGGACGCCCGGAGAACCCGAGTGACGCCTGCACGCTGACGCGGATGGAGCAGGCCTATGATCAGAACAACGGCTCGTTCTCCAAGATGCTGACCACGCTGATGACCAGCGACACCTGGAAGACGCGGCGTGTGCCGCAGGCTGGAGAGTGA
- a CDS encoding glycosyltransferase — MRREDARMGHEPLRLVEFTRSFHIGGTEVQVLELLRGLPSSYRLQVSVLEDQGPLMDSVWKLGHAPEVFSLNGSLLQPNTLFQIHRMSRWLKANRVQLVHVHDFYSSIVAVPAAKLAGAKVIVGRLDLSHWQGKARRLLHARMTRMADHVVANAEAIRQLLIHEEGLPEARISVIHNGLDLQRFDARAAEGLKDAIPDTGGAPTVIHVANMNHPVKRQEDLLLALAMLRHEGARLNAWLVGDGPRRPALEKMAHELGVADGVRFLGHRADVPALYGQATFGVLCSTAEGMSNAVMEGMAAGLPMVVTRVGGNPDLITDGERGLVVEPERPAQLAQAFRRLLTNPQEARKMGKAARGFVARELSLEKMVRRHDTLYRQVAGLPPG; from the coding sequence ATGCGGCGTGAGGATGCGCGGATGGGGCACGAGCCCCTCCGCCTGGTGGAGTTCACCCGGTCGTTCCACATTGGCGGCACCGAGGTCCAGGTGCTGGAGCTGCTGCGAGGCCTGCCCTCCAGCTACCGGTTGCAGGTGTCGGTGCTGGAGGACCAGGGGCCGCTGATGGACTCGGTCTGGAAGCTGGGCCACGCGCCGGAGGTGTTCTCCCTCAACGGGTCACTCCTCCAGCCCAACACGCTGTTCCAGATCCACCGGATGTCCCGCTGGCTGAAGGCCAACCGCGTGCAACTGGTGCACGTGCACGACTTCTACTCCAGCATCGTCGCGGTGCCGGCCGCGAAGCTCGCGGGCGCGAAGGTCATCGTCGGCCGCCTGGACCTGTCCCACTGGCAGGGCAAGGCCCGCCGCCTGCTGCACGCGCGGATGACGCGCATGGCGGACCACGTCGTCGCCAACGCGGAGGCCATCCGCCAGCTGCTCATCCACGAGGAGGGGCTGCCCGAAGCGCGCATCTCCGTCATCCACAACGGCCTGGACCTCCAGCGCTTCGACGCGCGCGCGGCGGAGGGGCTCAAGGACGCCATTCCGGACACCGGTGGCGCGCCCACGGTCATCCACGTCGCCAACATGAACCACCCCGTGAAGCGGCAGGAGGACCTGCTCCTCGCGCTTGCCATGCTGCGTCATGAGGGGGCGAGGCTGAACGCCTGGCTTGTGGGAGACGGGCCGCGTCGGCCGGCGCTGGAGAAGATGGCGCACGAGCTGGGGGTGGCGGACGGGGTGCGCTTCCTGGGGCACCGCGCTGACGTCCCGGCCCTCTACGGGCAGGCCACCTTCGGCGTCCTGTGCTCCACCGCGGAGGGCATGTCCAACGCGGTGATGGAGGGCATGGCGGCCGGGCTGCCCATGGTGGTGACGCGGGTGGGCGGCAATCCGGACCTCATCACCGACGGCGAGCGCGGCCTGGTGGTGGAGCCGGAGCGGCCCGCCCAACTGGCCCAGGCCTTCCGCCGGCTGCTGACCAACCCCCAGGAGGCCCGGAAGATGGGCAAGGCCGCTCGGGGCTTCGTCGCCCGGGAGCTGTCCCTGGAGAAGATGGTGCGACGGCACGACACGCTGTACCGCCAGGTGGCAGGGCTGCCCCCAGGCTGA
- a CDS encoding TerB family tellurite resistance protein has translation MAGLLLGGPWAIVLGLIVGTGLGHYFDEQHAAPPDFPELFSDFPATFEPPPRQAPLSQGPGEFPIVQAPDEDPLDRDLTALFVDVARADGEMRREEVREVRRYFEDVLHADSHTVQAVRRHLKDFLSHPATLDAPAALASCLDSLPSGERLRLLDALYEMALADGPLQRSEREALKRMAEGLDVPDAKAQALAEQHLGDATAHYATLGLPPDATDAEVKSAYRKLAAQHHPDKASHLGPRAAERAARQFQAVRDAYEEIRRLRGL, from the coding sequence ATGGCCGGCCTCCTCCTCGGCGGGCCCTGGGCCATCGTGCTCGGGCTCATCGTGGGCACGGGCCTGGGCCACTACTTCGACGAACAGCACGCCGCGCCCCCCGACTTCCCCGAACTCTTCAGCGACTTCCCCGCCACCTTCGAACCGCCTCCCAGGCAGGCCCCCCTCTCCCAGGGCCCGGGCGAGTTCCCCATCGTCCAGGCCCCGGACGAGGACCCGCTCGACCGCGACCTCACCGCCCTCTTCGTGGACGTGGCCCGCGCCGACGGCGAGATGCGCCGCGAGGAGGTCCGCGAGGTCCGCCGCTACTTCGAGGATGTCCTCCACGCCGACTCCCACACCGTCCAGGCCGTGCGCCGCCACCTCAAGGACTTCCTCTCCCACCCCGCCACCCTGGACGCCCCCGCCGCCCTCGCGTCCTGCCTGGACTCCCTGCCTTCAGGCGAACGGCTCCGCCTGCTGGACGCGCTCTATGAGATGGCGCTCGCGGACGGCCCCCTCCAGCGATCCGAACGCGAGGCCCTGAAGCGCATGGCCGAGGGCCTGGACGTCCCGGACGCCAAGGCCCAGGCCCTGGCCGAACAGCACCTGGGCGACGCGACCGCCCACTACGCCACCCTGGGCCTGCCGCCGGACGCCACCGACGCGGAGGTGAAGAGCGCCTACCGGAAGCTCGCCGCCCAGCACCACCCGGACAAGGCCAGCCACCTGGGCCCCCGGGCCGCCGAGCGGGCCGCCCGTCAGTTCCAGGCCGTCCGCGACGCCTACGAGGAAATCCGGCGGCTGCGCGGCCTGTAG
- the folD gene encoding bifunctional methylenetetrahydrofolate dehydrogenase/methenyltetrahydrofolate cyclohydrolase FolD — MTAQLIDGKAVAARVRAEIKEEVARLKAERGITPGLAVVRVGEDPASKIYVTGKKKAAEEVGFNSWEHHPDETITQQELLALVHRLNEDPAVHGILVQLPLPKHIDADAIISAVKPEKDADGFHPMNAGNLLLGRPATRACTPYGVMRLLEEVGCNPAGKRAVVVGRSNIVGKPQALMLLQKDATVTVCHRKSDLPAEVAQADILVVAVGVPELVKGAWIKPGAVVIDVGMNRKADGKLVGDVEFAAAAERASFITPVPGGVGPMTIAMLMKNTLEAAQRAGK; from the coding sequence ATGACGGCTCAGTTGATTGACGGCAAGGCAGTGGCGGCGCGCGTGCGTGCGGAGATCAAGGAGGAGGTGGCGCGCCTGAAGGCGGAGCGCGGCATCACCCCGGGACTCGCCGTGGTGCGCGTGGGTGAGGACCCGGCTTCCAAGATCTACGTGACGGGGAAGAAGAAGGCCGCCGAGGAGGTGGGCTTCAACTCCTGGGAGCACCACCCGGACGAGACCATCACCCAGCAGGAGCTCCTGGCGCTGGTGCATCGGCTGAACGAGGACCCGGCGGTGCACGGCATCCTGGTGCAGCTGCCCCTGCCCAAGCACATCGATGCGGACGCCATCATCTCCGCGGTGAAGCCGGAGAAGGACGCGGACGGCTTCCACCCGATGAACGCGGGAAATCTGCTGCTGGGGAGGCCGGCGACGCGGGCGTGCACGCCCTACGGCGTGATGCGGCTCCTGGAGGAGGTCGGCTGCAATCCGGCGGGCAAGCGCGCGGTGGTGGTGGGCCGCAGCAACATCGTGGGCAAGCCGCAGGCGCTGATGCTGCTCCAGAAGGACGCGACGGTGACGGTGTGCCATCGCAAGAGCGACCTGCCGGCGGAGGTGGCCCAGGCGGACATCCTGGTGGTGGCGGTGGGCGTGCCGGAACTGGTGAAGGGCGCGTGGATCAAGCCCGGCGCGGTGGTGATTGACGTGGGCATGAACCGCAAGGCGGACGGCAAGCTGGTGGGCGACGTGGAGTTCGCCGCGGCGGCGGAGCGCGCGTCGTTCATCACGCCGGTGCCGGGTGGCGTGGGCCCGATGACGATTGCGATGTTGATGAAGAACACGCTGGAGGCGGCACAGCGCGCTGGGAAGTGA
- a CDS encoding RCC1 domain-containing protein, with product MSGGAYHSLFLRKDGVVWAWGQNVSGQLGTGSTSSTPQEPPPLPEPVKRFLASEEDSQPSSRASWLKWLAVSVAGSLIASAARWWS from the coding sequence GTGTCTGGGGGCGCCTACCATTCCTTGTTCCTCAGGAAGGATGGCGTGGTCTGGGCCTGGGGACAAAACGTGTCGGGGCAGTTGGGCACGGGGAGCACCAGCAGCACACCTCAGGAGCCGCCTCCACTCCCGGAGCCCGTGAAGCGGTTCCTGGCCTCCGAAGAGGATTCGCAACCGTCTTCACGAGCCTCATGGCTCAAGTGGCTGGCCGTCTCCGTGGCGGGAAGCCTCATCGCCTCTGCCGCCCGGTGGTGGAGCTGA
- a CDS encoding ornithine cyclodeaminase family protein, whose product MPTLLLSAKDLRGLYTVELGLEAVERAFLAHGRGDALMPPKVYLSLPKYDGDFRAMPAFLDGAAGVKWVNAHPHNPRKHGLPTVRAVYILSDPDTASPLAILDGTLLTAWRTGAAGGIASKYLAKKKPRTLGLVGCGVQARVLIDAHRALFGDLELLMADVSTQAAEALQKEKGGRVVSLQEASGADIVCSATPARAPVVRREWVQAGAHINAMGADAPGKQELDPRLLVEGRVFIDDAEQALHSGEVNVPLHDGLIQAEQLAGTLGEVVAGRKPGRTGTEITVFDSTGLAVQDVALARALYDVALARGVGQKFDLVEDA is encoded by the coding sequence ATGCCCACCCTCCTCCTCAGCGCGAAGGACCTGCGCGGCCTGTACACCGTCGAGCTCGGTCTGGAAGCCGTCGAACGTGCCTTCCTGGCCCACGGCCGCGGCGACGCGCTCATGCCCCCCAAGGTGTACCTGTCCCTGCCGAAGTACGACGGCGACTTCCGCGCCATGCCCGCGTTCCTCGACGGCGCGGCCGGCGTGAAGTGGGTCAACGCCCATCCCCACAACCCGCGCAAGCACGGCCTGCCCACGGTGCGCGCCGTCTACATCCTCAGCGATCCGGACACCGCGTCCCCGCTGGCCATCCTGGACGGCACGCTCTTGACGGCATGGCGCACCGGCGCCGCGGGCGGCATCGCGTCCAAGTACCTGGCCAAGAAGAAGCCCCGCACGCTGGGCCTCGTGGGCTGCGGCGTGCAGGCGCGAGTCCTCATCGACGCGCACCGCGCCCTCTTCGGGGACCTGGAGCTGCTCATGGCGGACGTGTCCACCCAGGCCGCCGAAGCCCTCCAGAAGGAGAAGGGCGGCCGCGTGGTGAGCCTCCAGGAAGCCTCCGGCGCGGACATCGTCTGCTCCGCCACGCCCGCGCGCGCCCCAGTGGTCCGCCGCGAGTGGGTCCAGGCCGGCGCCCACATCAACGCCATGGGCGCGGACGCCCCCGGCAAGCAGGAGCTGGATCCGCGCCTGCTCGTCGAAGGGCGCGTCTTCATCGACGACGCGGAGCAGGCCCTCCACTCCGGCGAGGTCAACGTGCCGCTGCACGACGGGCTGATCCAGGCGGAACAGCTCGCCGGTACCCTGGGTGAGGTCGTCGCCGGCCGCAAGCCCGGCCGCACCGGCACCGAGATCACCGTCTTCGACTCCACCGGCCTCGCCGTGCAGGACGTCGCCCTGGCCCGCGCGCTCTACGACGTCGCGCTCGCCCGGGGCGTCGGCCAGAAGTTCGACCTGGTCGAGGACGCCTAA
- a CDS encoding DUF1552 domain-containing protein, which produces MFSRRTVLKGMAAGLFAPYFHDVYAQSSALPARLVLVLECNGVYPRALLSTGTRAALGGSANTSDRIFWDAYKDTPLVREGDNLASAISLGPLAASSGNIDLVNRSAVLLGLSNLIAGGGHSSGTGGLSCAVNGAGATFDAVIAPRLRRGAPFDVLRLGTSSARVSIVYETCALGPRKPAGIIVNPSLAFDSTFGSLLGGSTNGRDRKMLFDFALADSRKALAEFSGNSNERLKLERYVSSLESLRTREEQLSGMADRVRPYLPLAPKDNPLLTGAGSPPDSLKWFEAQFQIATASLLGGLTNTVVLATGTSGFDVSYGPDVSDVARHNLQHGLDAGQNWEKVAEVTRRHVQLVAKLARTLAATPEVGASGSMLDHTAIVFMSDNGEQHHSTSREWPKLVVGGNALGLKTDGRTVVYPKYDAARNRQVSNLFNTLGHAFGDADFNTFGQEGSTRIAPGPLSELYG; this is translated from the coding sequence ATGTTCTCGCGACGAACCGTCCTGAAGGGCATGGCCGCCGGCCTCTTCGCGCCCTACTTCCACGACGTCTACGCCCAGTCGTCCGCGTTGCCGGCGCGCCTGGTGTTGGTCCTCGAGTGCAACGGCGTCTACCCCCGCGCCCTCCTGAGCACGGGCACCCGCGCTGCGCTGGGTGGCAGCGCCAACACCTCCGACCGCATCTTCTGGGACGCGTACAAGGACACGCCGCTGGTGCGTGAGGGCGACAACCTCGCCAGCGCGATCAGCCTCGGGCCGCTGGCGGCGTCCTCCGGCAACATCGACCTGGTGAACCGCTCCGCCGTGCTGCTGGGGCTCTCGAACCTCATCGCGGGCGGCGGACACTCCAGCGGGACGGGCGGGCTGAGCTGCGCGGTGAACGGCGCGGGCGCGACCTTCGACGCGGTGATCGCACCTCGCCTGCGCCGGGGTGCACCGTTCGACGTGCTGCGCCTGGGCACCAGCTCCGCGCGCGTGTCGATCGTGTACGAAACCTGCGCGCTCGGACCCCGCAAGCCCGCGGGCATCATCGTCAACCCGTCGCTCGCGTTCGACAGCACCTTCGGCTCGCTGCTCGGCGGCTCGACGAATGGGCGCGATCGCAAGATGCTCTTCGACTTCGCGCTGGCCGACTCGCGCAAGGCGCTGGCGGAGTTCAGCGGCAACTCCAACGAGCGGCTGAAGCTGGAGCGCTACGTCTCCTCGCTCGAGTCGCTGCGCACGCGGGAGGAGCAGCTCTCAGGCATGGCGGACCGCGTGCGGCCCTACCTGCCGCTGGCGCCGAAGGACAACCCGCTCCTCACCGGAGCGGGCTCACCGCCCGACTCGCTGAAGTGGTTCGAGGCGCAGTTCCAGATCGCCACGGCGTCCCTCCTGGGCGGGCTGACGAACACGGTCGTGCTGGCGACGGGCACCTCGGGCTTCGACGTGTCCTACGGCCCGGACGTGAGCGACGTTGCGCGACACAACCTGCAGCACGGCCTGGACGCGGGGCAGAACTGGGAGAAGGTCGCCGAGGTCACCCGCCGCCACGTGCAGCTGGTGGCGAAGCTGGCGAGGACGCTGGCCGCCACGCCCGAGGTCGGCGCGAGCGGCTCGATGCTGGATCACACCGCGATCGTCTTCATGTCCGACAACGGCGAGCAGCACCACTCCACCTCGCGTGAGTGGCCGAAGCTCGTGGTGGGCGGCAACGCGCTGGGCCTGAAGACCGACGGGCGCACGGTCGTGTACCCGAAGTACGACGCGGCCCGGAACCGGCAGGTCTCCAACCTCTTCAACACGCTCGGCCACGCGTTCGGAGACGCGGACTTCAACACCTTCGGGCAGGAGGGCAGCACGCGCATCGCGCCGGGACCGCTGAGCGAGCTGTACGGCTGA
- a CDS encoding quinone-dependent dihydroorotate dehydrogenase: MYGFTRALLFTLPPEPAHRLGMAGLAALGRWPARCRAMREHTLRLAPMDLSVELAGLKFAHPVALAAGLDKDAEAVDGLFACGFSAVEIGTVTPKPQPGNPKPRLFRLPEHRAVINRMGFNNHGAATAAERLKGRTWKPGPLGVNIGKNKDTPLERAVDDYVACVDALAALGDYVVVNASSPNTPGLRKLQEPEQLSALLLAVRERMEAVAPGTPLFLKIAPDLTPEAVDEVVDVAMERGLSGLIATNTTLTRPFEHVHAKEAGGLSGAPVRELSNAVIRRAWQRSRGTLPLIGVGGVFTAQDVYEKLRAGATVVQVYTGFIYEGPGMVDRILPELGALLARDGFTSVRDVIGVDAHTGMPAVPV; the protein is encoded by the coding sequence ATGTACGGCTTCACTCGCGCACTGCTGTTCACCCTGCCCCCGGAGCCCGCGCACCGGCTGGGCATGGCCGGGCTCGCGGCCCTGGGCAGGTGGCCCGCCCGCTGCCGTGCCATGCGCGAGCACACGCTGCGCCTGGCGCCCATGGACCTGTCCGTGGAGCTGGCGGGGCTGAAGTTCGCGCACCCGGTGGCGCTCGCCGCCGGGTTGGACAAGGACGCGGAGGCGGTGGACGGGCTGTTCGCCTGCGGCTTCTCCGCGGTGGAGATCGGCACCGTCACGCCGAAGCCGCAGCCGGGCAACCCGAAGCCGCGCCTGTTCCGGCTGCCGGAGCACCGCGCGGTCATCAACCGGATGGGCTTCAACAACCACGGCGCGGCCACCGCGGCGGAGCGGCTGAAGGGCCGGACGTGGAAGCCCGGCCCGCTGGGCGTGAACATCGGCAAGAACAAGGACACGCCGCTGGAGCGCGCGGTGGACGACTACGTGGCGTGCGTGGACGCGCTCGCGGCGCTGGGGGATTACGTCGTCGTCAACGCGTCCTCGCCCAACACGCCGGGCCTGCGCAAGCTGCAGGAGCCGGAGCAGCTCTCCGCGCTGCTGCTCGCGGTGCGCGAGCGGATGGAGGCCGTGGCTCCGGGCACGCCGCTGTTCCTGAAGATCGCCCCGGACCTCACGCCCGAGGCCGTGGATGAAGTGGTCGACGTGGCGATGGAGCGCGGGCTGTCCGGGCTCATCGCCACCAACACCACACTCACCCGCCCCTTCGAGCACGTGCACGCGAAGGAGGCCGGCGGCCTGTCCGGCGCCCCCGTGCGTGAGCTGTCCAACGCGGTCATCCGACGCGCCTGGCAGCGCAGCCGGGGCACCCTGCCCCTCATCGGCGTGGGCGGCGTGTTCACCGCCCAGGACGTCTACGAGAAGCTGCGCGCGGGAGCCACCGTGGTGCAGGTGTACACGGGCTTCATCTACGAGGGCCCGGGCATGGTGGACCGCATCCTCCCGGAGCTGGGCGCGCTGCTGGCCCGGGACGGCTTCACGTCCGTACGGGACGTGATTGGCGTGGACGCGCATACGGGCATGCCCGCCGTTCCCGTGTAG